The following coding sequences lie in one Prevotella nigrescens genomic window:
- a CDS encoding fluoride efflux transporter FluC: MAINIILLIFSGAFGAVISPFVMRMVSNFVTQPTPRAVFFVNILSCFIVGFASIFHYSQSLNPHTRLMLVIGLCAGFIVCSTFSHGNATLWKGGAPTATLLYLLGSIVLGSLAVLMGQLTATFFNKL, from the coding sequence ATGGCAATCAATATTATTCTATTAATCTTTAGTGGTGCCTTTGGTGCTGTCATAAGCCCCTTTGTCATGCGCATGGTGTCGAATTTCGTAACCCAGCCAACGCCTCGTGCAGTGTTTTTCGTTAATATATTAAGCTGCTTTATCGTTGGCTTTGCTTCCATTTTCCATTATAGTCAGTCGCTTAATCCCCATACACGGTTAATGTTGGTGATTGGTCTGTGTGCCGGTTTCATAGTCTGTTCAACCTTTTCGCACGGAAATGCGACACTTTGGAAGGGAGGAGCACCTACAGCAACACTCCTTTATCTTCTTGGAAGCATCGTTTTAGGTTCGCTTGCAGTATTGATGGGACAACTGACAGCTACCTTTTTCAACAAATTATAA